atggcgggaaaacaaacatctcgctttttattttttcctgctaatttgctgtcactgctgtcaattttttttttttatcgattaggccattttttgtctttgatttgtcaaggtgccaacataacgcgtctaatccgtctatcagcagctcaacaactagcagactgctagcatgtgtttatgaatcatacttcttgacaaccgtctattaagcttaatcagtctgctaagtaacagaccgatcaaacctcaattaaggtctGTTAGTCCTTAGCCTTCAACCTGACCCAACAGCGTCGGATTTGCTCCTTCTAATTGATCCCACTGGCTTCCAATCTATCCCACCCACTATAATAGTCTAGAAAGATAGGTATATTACCAGATTAAGCTCGTATCATTACTATATTACATATTACTGAACATAAGCCGATATTTCTAGTGATATCCTAACTGTATCACTAGGGATATAACTATGTCACAGCTTCAACAATGAGATAAgtacaacatattattatgcgCCTATTCTCCGTCAACATTCAATTACttctacaaaaatattattcagaaaaaagttcaaacaatttttatttgctGTCTAGCTGCTGAACAATTTGATTGGATACCACTTTGGTAGCTAACGAAGCGTTCGGAATTAGGAAGCGATCCATGTCCTTAATCAGTAGGTTATCACCATCCGGTACTCCGTATTTAAACGTAATTAATTCAGGGTGTCTCTTTTTCGCCGTTATCTTAACTATAGTCGACAACGGCCTCCGAGACAGCACTTTGTACATGCCCCGTTTGTTAGGAATGTCACGTAACACAATCAGGTGTGTTTCCGTCACAATTAGGCAGGAATCATACATATATCCATTAAGTAATACCTCTTGACATAGAAAGCTGTCAACCACATTATTTTCTCTCAGGAAAGCGTTGAGATCCACAGTTTCTTCTAGCAAATCTGACGAGTCTGTCACGTCTCTCCTTGCCTCGGGACGCGAGTCTTCGTCTTCGTCATTAATACTGAACACTGGAGGCACGTTTCGATATCTCTGATCCTTCCTATCGTTAGCGGAAACGTGCCATTCACCATTACCGCCTGTAGCGTTCGGATTGACAATGTATTCTATTAGTTTCCCTTTAACTTCCTGGCTCTTTGCTTTCATTGCTGACGAGAGTTTACTAAACAGCTGTATGGCCGGCGCATTGTCCCGCGTGGTCGTTTGGTGTAATTCTGCACCATCATTATTGTTTTGAGGCGCACAAACTAAACATGAGGCGGGGTTATGCTCCTCTAAACAATCTGTCATGTGGGGACCAAAATAATCATGTATGGCCACGAAACCACCGTCCAACATTGAAACGTATTTCGTATTTCTTTTTAAGAACGACGCAACAACCATGTGGGCATAACTATCCTCCTCGGTTCTACCGGAACCAACAAAACATAAGTGTTCTCCAGCAGCCAGAGACCCAGCGGCTAAAGCTTGCCTTTGAGCATTCAGCAGACCTTGTACAGCAGTGTTAAACGCATTTGGCTCTTGCAACATGAGATTACAGTCTAAATGGAATGCAGTAGACAAGTGCCCAGCATTATATTGCTCAGAAGGTCGGCAGTCTACTAAGAAGTACTTAACATTATCAGTATCTGATGATTCTATGGTGGCACTCTCTATTAGTTCATGGACAGCAACAGGAAGACAAAGCGCTTGAGAGTAGAGTTTGGAATTAATCTCAAGGCCattagtagaaaataaaacatCTAGAACATCATCACGGAATGATACAGGAGTTTTAAGAGAGTAGTAATGAGCCAATGAACAGAAATCAGACACATCATTTGCCTCTAGGTCTGCTGGCATGCTGCTTAAAATTGTTATAATATCTGCTTTGTCATCATCTTTCATTTGCAGCAGTTGTTCTCTGGAGTTTATTATCATGATGAGGCAGAGGAAGAAAATGAAGAAGGGGTCAGATCTTTGGAAGTACAAGTCCCACATGAAGAGAACTACTTCCAAATTGCAAGTTCCAGCAAACAGTGACCTGAGCCATGGGAGGCAGTACTGTTCAGGAGTTATCCTCTTAGTATCGAGGAAAGAACATAATTCAGGATCATGGTACTGCAGTACCAAACGCAGTATGTGAAATGGCACACCATTTGTTGTACAGCCCTTTGGAATATACAGATTAATGATTTTATCAAACAAGTTGTAAGTGTCAGACCGTGGTAATTTTAAACTCAACAAGGGCAATAAAATTTCAATCCAACCATTATTCGAAGAGTACTGAATAGATTTAGTTTTACAGTAAAATGTAATAACAGATTCAATGTCAGAAATCACTGACAGTTTATCATCCTCCTCATTAGCAAGACCTTTGACAAATTTCTTTACATCATCTCTGAGCTCGTTTTGATTGGGCAAGTCAAATATTTCATCAAATAGCAATAATTGGTTACCAGCATCTTGGCAATTGAGGCAGAGCAACCAAACATCCGGGCGAAGACTTTCTGGTATCTTCTTTCCTTTGGTAAGTGTGTTTATTTCATGCGCTGAACACCCATCTAGAAGCGCTGACTCCAATTCAATCAAcctgaaaaatttaaattgttgtGTTTTAGAAACATGTTCTATCTGTGACCCAGTTTTAAACTTTTGCATGtggccatgttttttttattatcggcAGTATAAGATACTGAATcacataccagggtggaatctttgtgctactTAGTTTGTGCTGACATCTTATACATTTGCAAAAGAAATTAtactgaaattgattatgaaaaggttccagtCTGGTATGCGATTTAGTTTCCTCTGCTATATCAAATTGCTATTGTTCCTAATAaacagtgttttattttataataatatgtatgataGAAGGACA
This sequence is a window from Choristoneura fumiferana chromosome 10, NRCan_CFum_1, whole genome shotgun sequence. Protein-coding genes within it:
- the TBC1D23 gene encoding TBC1 domain family member 23, which produces MAGEEDDSTWLIELESALLDGCSAHEINTLTKGKKIPESLRPDVWLLCLNCQDAGNQLLLFDEIFDLPNQNELRDDVKKFVKGLANEEDDKLSVISDIESVITFYCKTKSIQYSSNNGWIEILLPLLSLKLPRSDTYNLFDKIINLYIPKGCTTNGVPFHILRLVLQYHDPELCSFLDTKRITPEQYCLPWLRSLFAGTCNLEVVLFMWDLYFQRSDPFFIFFLCLIMIINSREQLLQMKDDDKADIITILSSMPADLEANDVSDFCSLAHYYSLKTPVSFRDDVLDVLFSTNGLEINSKLYSQALCLPVAVHELIESATIESSDTDNVKYFLVDCRPSEQYNAGHLSTAFHLDCNLMLQEPNAFNTAVQGLLNAQRQALAAGSLAAGEHLCFVGSGRTEEDSYAHMVVASFLKRNTKYVSMLDGGFVAIHDYFGPHMTDCLEEHNPASCLVCAPQNNNDGAELHQTTTRDNAPAIQLFSKLSSAMKAKSQEVKGKLIEYIVNPNATGGNGEWHVSANDRKDQRYRNVPPVFSINDEDEDSRPEARRDVTDSSDLLEETVDLNAFLRENNVVDSFLCQEVLLNGYMYDSCLIVTETHLIVLRDIPNKRGMYKVLSRRPLSTIVKITAKKRHPELITFKYGVPDGDNLLIKDMDRFLIPNASLATKVVSNQIVQQLDSK